The following are encoded together in the Desulfococcus multivorans genome:
- a CDS encoding TonB-dependent receptor plug domain-containing protein, translating to MIGNHLKRHRHLILGILCLASAGHWPGIAAAQDPAAILDTMTVTAERFPVREKESPRFVTVVSAEKLIETGANTLSDALRRVGGFQYKAFAPLGISHGGMNSTLSIRGIKDGELVLINGSPIQGAAGHAYDIDTIPLDQIERVEILKGAASTLYGADAMSGVINIITKQTGDTTSLGGTVEFGNESYHNHGAAISLPRVNLGFNYQHLGDQQEISRSFSQKYRYDLDDTDKYAWTVNARMFENLHFDYVGSYYRTGFEKRYDGNKKPFEGTDQDYYKNFANLRFETPTLKVKAFGNYDEMQRREYTAPGDPKDRNRNYNFGAAGDYGFYLSDWEFNPGAEWIYRGADYSNQYGSQYRNDYALFLQVKKTFLERLIAVVGVREQFIDGAAGARDYDKFLPSFGLTYTATDSLNLFANAGKAFRAPAFNDLYYDSDFLKGNPNLRPEEGWTYEAGVKYDDNFLQLRLSAFYMAYEDKIELDRSGGYPLTYFNAGDYESTGIEWNIGVNPFVHQAGWAQDLSLYTAGYWADPTAEDTDGKDYRTGPRFQASLGVDYLTEPVTLDLNCQLLTSRERELDDTVVLNFFSRVKLWKGHLTFAVDNIFDEAVQVSGDLSEDASNRYVYYDIGRLVKVGYEIVF from the coding sequence ATGATCGGGAATCATCTGAAACGGCATCGGCACCTCATCCTGGGCATCCTCTGCCTTGCGTCCGCCGGGCATTGGCCCGGCATCGCAGCGGCGCAGGATCCGGCCGCAATCCTCGACACCATGACCGTCACGGCCGAGCGTTTTCCGGTGAGGGAGAAGGAGAGCCCCCGCTTCGTGACGGTGGTGTCGGCGGAAAAGCTCATCGAAACCGGGGCCAATACCTTGTCGGACGCCCTCCGGCGCGTCGGGGGGTTCCAATACAAGGCCTTCGCGCCTTTGGGCATCTCCCACGGCGGCATGAACAGCACCCTCTCCATCCGCGGCATCAAGGACGGCGAGCTGGTTCTCATCAACGGGTCACCCATCCAGGGGGCGGCCGGGCACGCCTATGACATCGACACCATTCCCCTGGACCAGATCGAGCGGGTCGAAATCCTCAAGGGCGCCGCCTCAACCCTCTACGGCGCCGACGCCATGAGCGGGGTGATCAACATCATCACCAAACAGACCGGCGACACCACATCGCTGGGGGGGACGGTGGAATTCGGCAACGAATCCTACCACAACCACGGCGCAGCCATCTCCCTTCCCAGGGTCAACCTGGGATTCAACTACCAGCATCTCGGGGACCAGCAGGAGATTTCCCGAAGTTTCTCGCAAAAATACCGATACGATCTGGACGACACCGACAAGTATGCCTGGACCGTCAATGCCCGCATGTTCGAGAACCTCCACTTCGACTATGTCGGCTCTTATTACCGGACCGGTTTCGAAAAGCGGTATGACGGCAACAAAAAGCCCTTTGAAGGCACCGACCAGGACTACTACAAGAACTTTGCCAACCTCCGCTTCGAGACCCCGACATTGAAGGTCAAGGCCTTCGGCAACTACGACGAGATGCAGCGGCGGGAGTACACCGCGCCCGGCGATCCGAAAGACAGGAACCGGAACTATAATTTCGGCGCGGCCGGCGACTACGGATTTTATCTTTCGGACTGGGAATTCAATCCCGGCGCCGAATGGATCTACCGCGGCGCCGATTACAGCAACCAGTACGGCAGTCAATACCGCAACGATTACGCCCTCTTTCTCCAGGTCAAAAAGACCTTCCTGGAGAGGCTTATCGCCGTCGTCGGCGTGCGGGAGCAGTTCATCGACGGTGCCGCCGGGGCCAGGGATTACGACAAGTTCCTGCCCAGCTTCGGCCTCACCTATACGGCCACCGACAGCCTGAATCTCTTCGCCAACGCCGGAAAAGCCTTTCGGGCGCCCGCCTTCAACGATCTTTACTATGACAGCGACTTCCTGAAGGGAAACCCGAACCTCCGTCCGGAAGAGGGCTGGACCTACGAGGCCGGCGTCAAATACGACGACAATTTTCTGCAGCTGCGCCTGTCCGCCTTTTACATGGCCTATGAAGACAAGATCGAACTCGACCGGTCCGGAGGGTATCCCCTCACCTATTTCAACGCCGGGGATTACGAGAGCACGGGCATCGAGTGGAATATCGGCGTCAATCCCTTTGTCCATCAGGCCGGATGGGCGCAGGATCTCTCCCTTTACACCGCCGGGTACTGGGCCGACCCCACGGCCGAGGACACCGACGGAAAGGATTACCGGACCGGCCCCAGGTTCCAGGCGAGCCTCGGCGTCGATTATCTGACCGAGCCCGTGACCCTGGACCTGAACTGTCAGCTTCTTACCAGCCGCGAGCGGGAACTGGACGACACCGTCGTACTCAATTTTTTCTCCAGGGTGAAGCTCTGGAAGGGCCATCTCACCTTCGCCGTGGACAACATCTTCGACGAGGCGGTCCAGGTCTCGGGGGATCTGTCCGAGGATGCGAGCAATCGGTACGTCTATTATGACATCGGACGGTTGGTGAAGGTGGGGTATGAAATTGTTTTCTGA
- a CDS encoding ADP-ribosylglycohydrolase family protein: MIGAIAGDIIGSVYEGRPIKTKTFPLFSPRAVFTDDTVLTVAVADAILSGTPYIESIRRIGRQYPHAGYGGSFFRWLHAENPRPYNSWGNGSAMRVSPVGFAFSTEAAVLQQARLTAEITHNHPEGIKGAQAVALAVFLAGTGRGKADIRASIADRFGYDLDRTVDEIRPAYTFDVSCQGSVPEAIIAFLDSSTYEDAVRNAVSLGGDSDTQACIAGAVAEAFYGGVPLEIRNTVKTLLTPDLWAVTEAFCERYG, translated from the coding sequence ATGATCGGCGCCATTGCGGGAGACATCATCGGATCGGTCTACGAGGGCCGACCCATCAAGACAAAAACCTTTCCCCTGTTCAGTCCGCGCGCCGTCTTTACGGACGACACGGTCCTCACGGTGGCGGTGGCGGATGCGATTCTTTCAGGAACCCCCTATATCGAGTCCATCCGGAGGATCGGCCGGCAATACCCCCATGCCGGCTACGGCGGATCCTTTTTCCGGTGGCTCCACGCCGAAAACCCGCGCCCCTACAACAGCTGGGGCAACGGATCCGCCATGCGCGTGAGCCCCGTCGGGTTCGCCTTCTCCACCGAAGCGGCGGTCCTGCAACAGGCCCGGCTGACCGCGGAGATCACCCACAACCACCCCGAGGGCATCAAGGGCGCCCAGGCCGTGGCCCTGGCCGTCTTCCTCGCCGGGACGGGCCGCGGCAAAGCCGACATCAGGGCGTCCATTGCCGATCGCTTCGGCTACGATCTCGACCGCACCGTGGACGAGATCCGACCCGCCTACACCTTCGACGTTTCCTGCCAGGGCAGCGTGCCCGAGGCCATCATCGCCTTCCTCGATTCCAGCACCTACGAAGACGCCGTCCGCAACGCCGTCTCCCTGGGCGGCGACAGCGACACCCAGGCCTGCATCGCCGGCGCCGTCGCCGAAGCCTTCTACGGCGGCGTTCCCCTCGAAATCCGCAACACGGTAAAAACCCTCCTGACACCGGACCTGTGGGCGGTGACGGAGGCGTTTTGTGAGCGGTATGGGTAG
- the thiC gene encoding phosphomethylpyrimidine synthase ThiC, with protein MEKTQMERAREGQVTDIVAVAAKDAGISPETLRERVAEGTAIVCHNNRRRNGRPLAVGKGIRTRVNANIGTSRDDTHIDQELAKARAAAAAGADAIMDLSTGGPIDEIRRAIIAETDLCIGSVPLYQAACDAVVNQGKPIVEMTVDEIFAGIERHLEDGVDFITVHCGVTRASLDCMDREGRIMDVVSRGGSFTCAWMTHNRAENPLYEYFDRLLELVRPYDATLSLGDGFRPGCIEDATDRAQVQELLTLGELTQRAWDAGIQVMIEGPGHMPIDQIEANIRLQKQICHGAPFYVLGPLVTDVAPGYDHISCAIGGAIAAGAGADFLCYVTPSEHLCLPTAADVHAGVMAARLAGHAADIVKNIPGAREWDAAMSRARRALDWEKQFALAIDPPLARKRRGETTAADAHGACTMCGEYCAYKVMDSRRRPA; from the coding sequence ATGGAAAAAACACAAATGGAACGGGCCCGCGAGGGCCAGGTCACGGATATCGTCGCCGTCGCCGCGAAAGATGCCGGCATTTCCCCTGAAACGCTGCGTGAACGGGTGGCCGAGGGAACGGCGATCGTCTGCCACAACAACCGCCGTCGGAACGGCCGGCCCCTGGCGGTGGGCAAGGGGATTCGCACCCGGGTCAACGCCAATATCGGCACCAGCCGGGACGACACCCACATCGATCAGGAACTGGCAAAGGCACGGGCCGCCGCGGCCGCGGGTGCCGACGCCATCATGGATTTGTCGACCGGCGGCCCCATCGACGAGATCCGGCGGGCCATTATCGCGGAAACCGACCTCTGTATCGGCTCCGTGCCGCTGTACCAGGCTGCGTGCGATGCCGTGGTGAATCAGGGCAAACCCATTGTCGAGATGACCGTCGACGAGATCTTCGCCGGCATCGAGCGTCATCTCGAGGACGGCGTCGATTTCATTACCGTGCACTGCGGCGTGACCCGGGCGAGTCTCGACTGCATGGACCGGGAGGGCCGGATCATGGACGTCGTCTCCCGGGGCGGTTCGTTCACCTGTGCATGGATGACGCATAACCGGGCGGAAAACCCGCTGTACGAATATTTCGATCGCCTCCTGGAACTGGTGCGGCCTTATGACGCGACCCTCTCCCTGGGCGACGGGTTTCGTCCCGGATGCATTGAGGACGCCACCGACCGCGCCCAGGTCCAGGAACTGCTGACTCTCGGGGAGCTCACCCAGCGCGCCTGGGATGCCGGCATCCAGGTGATGATCGAGGGCCCCGGCCACATGCCCATCGACCAGATCGAGGCCAACATCCGGCTGCAGAAGCAGATCTGCCACGGCGCGCCGTTTTATGTCCTGGGCCCCCTGGTGACGGATGTCGCGCCCGGATACGATCACATCTCCTGCGCCATCGGCGGGGCAATCGCCGCGGGTGCGGGGGCGGACTTCCTCTGTTACGTGACCCCCAGCGAACACCTCTGCCTGCCCACCGCAGCGGATGTCCACGCCGGGGTGATGGCGGCCAGGCTGGCGGGGCATGCGGCCGACATCGTCAAGAACATCCCGGGCGCCCGGGAATGGGACGCGGCAATGTCCAGGGCCAGAAGGGCCCTCGACTGGGAAAAACAGTTCGCCCTGGCCATCGACCCGCCCCTGGCCCGGAAGCGGCGCGGCGAAACCACGGCCGCCGATGCCCACGGGGCCTGCACCATGTGCGGCGAATACTGCGCCTACAAGGTGATGGACTCGCGGCGGCGGCCAGCCTGA
- a CDS encoding substrate-binding domain-containing protein: MPRQPHDIQCSVKQYRLARGWSQEELAERIGIRRQAVYDIESGRYLPNTAVALRLARIFGCRVEDLFVERTPRERHDIHLIGEDVAPSTRLALGRVRDRLVGFPLQGAESVPFGLRSADGLLAPDRKRAEILLPADRLERTIILMGCDPAFEILGQHVSRMSPDARVHCRFASSHRAIEGLAEGVAHVAGTHLHNTGKAESNVLLAARTLRRGRSRILGFSLLEEGLMVARGNPLGIRTVADLARPMVRFVNREAGAALRVLLDDHLRRAGIRPEDIGGYRNEVGSHREGAYRIVCNVADAALGLRAVAEVHGLGFVPITAARCDLVIPADLADHPIIRILLDVLQSAALRREIDTLPGYDGSVTGKLIAEPTPEAQPE; this comes from the coding sequence GTGCCCCGACAACCTCATGATATACAATGCAGCGTCAAACAGTATCGCCTGGCCAGGGGGTGGTCTCAGGAGGAGCTGGCGGAAAGAATCGGCATCCGGCGTCAGGCGGTTTACGACATCGAATCCGGGCGTTACCTGCCCAATACGGCCGTCGCGTTGCGCCTGGCACGCATTTTCGGATGCCGCGTGGAGGACCTGTTCGTCGAACGGACGCCCCGGGAGCGTCATGACATCCACCTGATCGGCGAAGACGTGGCGCCGTCGACGCGTCTGGCATTGGGGCGGGTCCGCGATCGGCTGGTGGGCTTTCCGCTTCAGGGCGCCGAATCCGTGCCGTTCGGCTTGCGATCGGCGGACGGATTGCTGGCGCCGGACAGAAAGCGGGCCGAGATACTGCTTCCCGCCGACCGCCTGGAGAGAACCATTATTCTGATGGGGTGCGATCCGGCATTTGAAATCCTCGGGCAGCATGTCTCCCGCATGTCTCCCGACGCCCGCGTGCACTGCCGTTTCGCATCGAGCCATCGCGCTATCGAAGGCCTGGCCGAAGGCGTCGCGCACGTGGCGGGCACCCACCTGCACAATACCGGCAAGGCGGAATCCAACGTCCTTTTGGCCGCCAGAACACTGCGCCGCGGGCGAAGCCGCATCCTGGGGTTTTCCCTCCTGGAGGAAGGGCTGATGGTGGCTCGGGGCAATCCTCTGGGCATCCGCACGGTGGCCGACCTGGCCCGGCCCATGGTGCGCTTCGTCAATCGCGAGGCCGGCGCCGCCCTCCGGGTGCTGCTGGACGATCATCTGCGGCGTGCCGGCATTCGCCCGGAAGACATCGGCGGTTATCGGAATGAAGTGGGATCCCACCGGGAGGGGGCCTATCGCATCGTCTGCAACGTCGCGGACGCCGCCCTGGGACTCAGGGCCGTTGCCGAGGTCCACGGCCTGGGGTTTGTGCCGATCACCGCGGCCCGATGCGACCTGGTCATCCCGGCCGACCTCGCGGATCATCCCATCATCAGGATTCTTCTCGACGTCCTCCAGTCCGCCGCGCTTCGCAGGGAGATCGATACGCTGCCCGGATACGACGGTTCGGTTACGGGGAAGCTCATCGCCGAGCCGACCCCCGAGGCCCAGCCGGAATGA
- the cas6 gene encoding type I-MYXAN CRISPR-associated protein Cas6/Cmx6: protein MNLNEPKIDLSFQVIGKRIRVDHGAMLHGAISNILPFFHNDDSVAVKLIRGRYVGNGYLDISPVSILVLRLPVSFIVKYMSLSGKSFEISGDNLKIGIFHSKALIPAVELYSHIVTTRNGHHGERFEEEIARQLSSIGVRGVFTFGKRKTFQVHGKQIVGYEMTVSELTAEESITLQENGLGGRRKMGCGFFEPRST from the coding sequence ATGAACCTAAATGAACCCAAGATTGACTTATCTTTTCAGGTGATTGGAAAACGAATCAGAGTTGACCATGGCGCAATGCTGCATGGCGCAATAAGTAACATCCTCCCTTTTTTCCATAATGATGACTCCGTCGCTGTTAAGCTTATCAGAGGACGCTATGTAGGTAATGGTTATTTAGATATTTCCCCTGTATCTATCCTCGTTCTTCGATTACCAGTAAGCTTTATTGTCAAATATATGTCGCTTTCAGGGAAATCATTCGAAATTTCAGGCGATAATCTCAAAATAGGCATATTCCATTCAAAAGCTCTGATTCCAGCTGTTGAGCTTTATTCGCATATTGTCACAACCCGAAATGGGCATCACGGAGAACGGTTCGAAGAGGAAATCGCCCGACAACTATCTTCAATAGGTGTTAGAGGTGTTTTTACCTTTGGCAAAAGAAAAACGTTCCAGGTTCATGGTAAGCAGATTGTGGGGTATGAAATGACTGTGTCTGAATTGACGGCCGAGGAGTCGATCACATTGCAGGAAAACGGGTTGGGCGGTCGCCGGAAGATGGGGTGTGGATTTTTTGAACCCCGGAGTACCTGA
- a CDS encoding DUF4276 family protein, whose product MKLYVEGGGDSNMLKTACRAGFSDFLSKAGLKGKMPRIVACGSRQNAYDSFCTAINTGEDALLLVDSEASVSADCQQGDAENWKPWHHLKNRQGDQWDKPENVDDADCHLMVQCMEAWFLADRDSLQSFFGQGFNANALPAADNRIESVAKEQIYQALSAATRNCKTKAKYGKGEHSFKLLALISPDRVTAASPWAKRFIDITGDKMGG is encoded by the coding sequence GTGAAATTGTATGTTGAAGGAGGCGGTGATTCCAATATGCTCAAAACGGCCTGCCGTGCGGGCTTTTCAGATTTTTTGAGTAAGGCCGGATTGAAGGGAAAAATGCCGAGAATTGTTGCCTGCGGGAGCAGGCAGAACGCCTATGACTCATTTTGTACGGCAATCAATACCGGAGAGGATGCATTGTTGCTGGTGGACAGCGAGGCATCCGTTTCTGCTGATTGCCAACAGGGTGACGCAGAAAACTGGAAGCCATGGCATCATTTGAAAAATCGTCAAGGCGATCAATGGGATAAACCTGAAAATGTCGACGATGCGGATTGTCATTTGATGGTCCAATGCATGGAGGCTTGGTTTCTGGCCGATAGAGACTCCCTCCAGAGTTTCTTTGGCCAGGGCTTCAACGCAAACGCCTTACCGGCAGCAGACAATAGGATCGAGTCGGTTGCAAAGGAGCAGATTTACCAGGCACTTTCCGCCGCAACTAGAAACTGTAAAACCAAAGCAAAATACGGCAAAGGGGAACATTCTTTTAAACTTTTGGCGCTCATTTCTCCGGACCGGGTAACAGCGGCATCCCCTTGGGCAAAACGCTTTATAGATATCACAGGAGATAAAATGGGCGGATGA
- a CDS encoding ABC transporter ATP-binding protein — MTRPALEVRHFSHGYRETPVLKDLSFAVDRGDFFILIGPNGSGKTTLMKALAGIIPAAGSLKVLGRPVESYSRKALARHIAWVPQQLPLDFPFSVREMVLMGRAPHQGILGFETREDMAVAERIMAVTDIGPLADRKLNCLSGGELQRVFIAKALCQEPDILLLDEPTAFLDLAHQIQVMDLLEQLKQERGITIVMVSHDLNLAAMYGDRLLLMRDGGILSLGSPNAVLTFSLLEAAYGCVLLTEKSPLGDFPRVTTVPGRIAKRAVNRLCRQADGLDAVAGDPSREE, encoded by the coding sequence ATGACGCGCCCCGCCCTCGAGGTCCGGCACTTCAGCCATGGATACCGGGAGACCCCGGTCCTGAAAGACCTCTCCTTTGCCGTGGACCGGGGGGATTTCTTCATCCTGATCGGTCCCAACGGCTCCGGCAAGACGACCCTGATGAAGGCCCTGGCCGGCATCATTCCGGCGGCCGGCAGCCTGAAGGTGCTGGGACGGCCCGTCGAGAGCTATTCCCGAAAAGCCCTGGCGCGGCATATCGCATGGGTTCCCCAGCAGCTCCCCCTGGATTTTCCCTTCTCGGTGCGGGAGATGGTCCTCATGGGACGGGCCCCGCACCAGGGCATCCTTGGATTCGAGACCCGGGAGGACATGGCCGTCGCCGAGCGGATCATGGCCGTCACCGACATCGGGCCCCTGGCCGACCGCAAGCTCAACTGCCTGAGCGGCGGCGAGCTCCAGCGGGTCTTCATCGCCAAGGCCCTCTGCCAGGAGCCGGACATCCTGTTGCTGGACGAACCCACCGCTTTTCTCGACCTGGCCCATCAGATCCAGGTCATGGATCTTCTGGAGCAGCTCAAGCAGGAGCGGGGCATCACCATCGTCATGGTGTCCCACGACCTGAATCTCGCGGCGATGTACGGCGACCGACTCCTCCTGATGCGGGACGGCGGGATCCTGAGCCTGGGATCCCCCAACGCGGTCCTCACCTTTTCCCTCCTGGAGGCGGCCTACGGCTGCGTGCTGTTGACGGAAAAGAGCCCTTTGGGGGACTTCCCGAGGGTGACGACGGTTCCCGGTCGCATCGCGAAACGCGCCGTGAACCGCCTCTGCCGGCAAGCCGACGGCCTCGATGCGGTTGCCGGGGATCCGTCGCGGGAAGAATAA
- a CDS encoding FecCD family ABC transporter permease, with the protein MTTSPIFRRIVWVSVPLLVLLAAFAFLGISVGSSRLTPVDAFQALLGRGPEPDMLTNIIWRIRLPRVILGALVGSTLSLGGLVFQALLRNPLAEPYILGISGGSAVGAIIGILLGFSRVPGVCLTAFSGSMAVLALVVLMGRGGIRLKKDALLLSGVMINAFCSSVITFLLSISQDARIHNILFWLMGDLSLPDLAQAGLLALIVLPCFLLIFRYANVMNLLLMGKEAARTMGVNTGAASLVLLLATSFMVSATVSYCGLLGFVGLVMPHLLRLVLGPDHRVLVPACILGGGAYMILCDILARVLPAQGEMPTGVITAMIGAPLFIYLLKRSRI; encoded by the coding sequence ATGACGACATCGCCAATATTCCGACGGATCGTGTGGGTCTCGGTTCCGCTGTTGGTGCTGCTGGCGGCATTCGCCTTTCTCGGGATTTCCGTGGGGTCGAGCCGGCTGACCCCGGTGGACGCCTTTCAGGCCCTTCTGGGACGCGGCCCGGAACCGGACATGCTGACGAATATCATCTGGCGCATCCGTCTGCCCCGGGTGATCCTGGGCGCCCTCGTGGGATCGACCCTTTCACTGGGCGGTCTGGTCTTTCAGGCCCTGCTGCGAAATCCCCTGGCCGAGCCCTATATCCTGGGGATCTCCGGCGGTTCGGCCGTGGGGGCCATCATCGGCATTCTCCTGGGGTTTTCCCGGGTTCCCGGGGTCTGTCTCACGGCGTTTTCCGGGAGTATGGCGGTGCTGGCCCTTGTCGTCCTCATGGGCAGGGGGGGGATCCGGCTCAAAAAGGACGCCCTGCTCCTCTCCGGCGTCATGATCAATGCCTTCTGCTCGTCGGTCATCACCTTTCTTCTGTCGATTTCCCAGGACGCCCGGATCCACAACATTCTCTTCTGGCTCATGGGGGACCTTTCCCTGCCGGACCTGGCCCAGGCCGGACTCCTCGCGCTGATCGTCCTGCCCTGCTTTCTGCTGATCTTTCGATATGCCAATGTCATGAACCTGCTGCTGATGGGGAAGGAGGCGGCCCGGACCATGGGGGTGAACACCGGGGCGGCCTCCCTGGTCCTGCTGCTCGCCACGTCGTTCATGGTGAGCGCCACGGTCTCCTACTGCGGGCTTCTGGGGTTCGTGGGGCTGGTCATGCCTCACCTGCTTCGGCTGGTGCTGGGGCCGGATCACCGGGTCCTCGTGCCGGCCTGCATCCTGGGCGGCGGGGCTTACATGATTCTCTGCGACATCCTCGCCCGGGTGCTGCCGGCCCAGGGGGAGATGCCCACGGGGGTGATCACGGCCATGATCGGCGCGCCGCTCTTCATTTACCTGCTGAAACGGTCCAGGATATGA
- a CDS encoding AAA family ATPase, with the protein MLIHAIKLNNFLSFGDKSEPVSLNSLNVVIGPNGSGKSNLLESIELLRSAPEQLLKPIREGGGVHDWLWKGVKGTPTASLDVVVDNPLGPQNLRYVLSFTAVGQRFEIVDEKVENEKPVGKEHSKPYFYYHFNSGRPTLNVKGDTRALRQEDVDMEKSILSQRRDPDQYPEITYLAQQFGNIKLYREWSFGRYTVPRLPQKADLPNNVLELDGSNLGLVLNRLRREPSVKNRLLKALRALYDGIDDYDVHIEGGTVQVFFQEGRFTVPATRLSDGTLRYLCLLAILCHPSPPSLVCIEEPELGLHPDVLPTIADLMKEAAERCQLIVTTHSDVLVDAMTDQPESVIVAEKTDKGTTLTRLDAEKLRPWLDKYRLGQLWTRGEIGGTRW; encoded by the coding sequence ATGTTAATACATGCGATCAAGCTAAATAATTTCTTGAGTTTTGGTGACAAATCAGAACCTGTTTCCTTGAATTCGTTAAATGTCGTCATTGGTCCGAACGGGTCGGGTAAGTCGAACCTACTCGAATCAATAGAGCTGCTGAGGAGTGCGCCCGAGCAATTATTAAAACCGATTCGCGAAGGGGGCGGAGTCCATGATTGGCTTTGGAAGGGCGTTAAAGGCACACCTACGGCATCGTTAGATGTTGTAGTTGACAATCCGCTGGGGCCTCAAAACCTGCGCTATGTTTTGTCTTTCACCGCAGTCGGTCAACGGTTCGAGATCGTCGATGAAAAAGTTGAAAACGAAAAACCTGTAGGTAAGGAGCATTCTAAACCTTATTTTTATTATCACTTTAATTCAGGGCGGCCGACACTCAATGTGAAAGGCGATACCCGTGCATTGCGGCAAGAAGATGTCGATATGGAAAAATCTATTCTTTCGCAACGTCGCGATCCAGATCAGTATCCAGAGATAACCTATCTTGCTCAACAGTTTGGCAACATTAAGCTTTATAGAGAATGGAGTTTTGGGCGCTACACTGTACCTCGCTTGCCGCAAAAGGCAGATCTACCAAATAATGTGCTGGAACTTGATGGCAGTAACCTTGGCTTGGTTTTGAATCGCCTTCGTCGCGAACCTTCAGTCAAAAATCGGCTCTTGAAAGCGTTGCGAGCACTTTATGATGGTATTGATGATTACGACGTTCATATAGAAGGTGGCACCGTCCAAGTGTTTTTTCAGGAAGGTCGATTTACCGTCCCGGCGACTCGCCTTTCCGATGGCACACTTCGTTATCTTTGTTTACTCGCAATCCTTTGTCACCCATCTCCGCCATCTTTGGTCTGCATCGAGGAACCGGAACTCGGATTACACCCGGATGTTCTGCCGACCATTGCTGATTTGATGAAAGAAGCGGCGGAACGTTGTCAGCTAATCGTGACTACGCACTCGGATGTTTTGGTCGATGCAATGACCGATCAGCCTGAATCTGTAATTGTGGCTGAGAAGACAGACAAGGGCACAACATTAACCAGATTGGATGCTGAAAAACTCAGGCCATGGTTGGATAAGTATCGACTGGGACAGCTATGGACACGCGGTGAAATAGGAGGGACACGCTGGTGA
- a CDS encoding ABC transporter substrate-binding protein — translation MNAEQPYRPGIRTPGPRVLIAAALVSLMLMMPGPLIPCPDAEDRMVRDQAGRSVRVPADPRRVVALAPSVTEIVFALKQAHRLVGATRFSDYPAEAEQIPKVGSYVRLDLEKITALAPDLCIAVKDGNPVDVVMRLEALNIPVYAVDPRSLDTVMTAIRAVGELLNAPEAAASMVGEMQRRISRVRRLAATAETRPGVFFQIGVNPIVSAGTPTFIHELIIAAGGRNLAAGDIPYPRFSREEVLMTAPDILIITSMARGGLFEKVKREWMAWPDMPAVRNRRVHILDSDVLDRPGPRMVEGLEQLFDIIHPGLGDRE, via the coding sequence ATGAACGCCGAACAACCCTATCGACCCGGAATACGGACTCCCGGCCCGAGGGTCCTGATCGCCGCTGCCCTGGTTTCCCTCATGCTCATGATGCCGGGGCCGTTGATCCCGTGCCCGGATGCGGAAGACCGGATGGTCCGGGACCAGGCGGGCCGATCGGTTCGGGTCCCGGCGGATCCCCGGCGCGTCGTGGCATTGGCGCCCAGCGTCACCGAGATCGTCTTCGCGCTGAAACAGGCGCATCGCCTCGTGGGGGCCACCCGGTTCAGCGATTATCCCGCCGAGGCGGAACAGATCCCCAAGGTGGGGTCCTACGTCCGGCTGGATCTCGAAAAAATCACGGCCCTGGCGCCGGATCTCTGCATCGCCGTCAAGGACGGCAACCCCGTGGACGTGGTCATGCGCCTCGAAGCCCTGAACATCCCCGTTTACGCGGTGGACCCCAGGAGCCTCGATACGGTGATGACGGCCATCCGCGCCGTCGGCGAACTGCTGAATGCGCCGGAAGCCGCGGCATCGATGGTCGGGGAGATGCAGCGCCGGATTTCGAGGGTCCGGCGGCTGGCCGCGACGGCGGAAACCCGGCCGGGGGTCTTTTTCCAGATCGGGGTCAACCCCATCGTCTCCGCGGGCACCCCCACCTTCATCCATGAACTGATCATCGCCGCGGGCGGGAGGAATCTCGCCGCGGGGGATATTCCCTATCCGCGGTTCAGCCGGGAAGAGGTCCTGATGACGGCGCCGGACATCCTGATCATCACGTCGATGGCCCGGGGCGGGCTGTTTGAAAAGGTGAAGCGGGAATGGATGGCGTGGCCGGATATGCCGGCCGTCCGCAACCGCCGGGTCCATATTCTCGACTCGGATGTCCTGGACCGTCCCGGTCCCCGAATGGTCGAGGGTCTCGAACAATTATTCGACATCATTCACCCCGGCCTGGGCGACAGGGAATGA